A single Nostoc sp. PCC 7107 DNA region contains:
- a CDS encoding J domain-containing protein: MDLGDCYRLLGLRSGASFAEIKTSYRRLAQQYHPDINPDDKKAKDKFIALTEAYRLLLTVVPPEETVEQPSSQPFTPRREEPKATPKTTVTTETFVSRCEEPKANRQETAAKTTVTTEKPQSPPANIGEIEQRLKWKTYEQLQRFLKAKRFPQAIALAEALAERLPKDAEVRQWLAIAYQIWGRALINDNQVLKARIYLKKALKTDPHNKALWNEVQRDFQKIEEAF, encoded by the coding sequence ATGGATCTAGGAGATTGCTACCGTTTATTGGGTTTAAGGTCGGGAGCCTCTTTTGCCGAAATCAAAACGTCTTACAGACGGCTGGCGCAGCAATATCATCCCGATATCAACCCTGATGACAAAAAAGCTAAGGATAAGTTTATTGCCTTGACAGAAGCTTATAGGCTGCTCTTAACGGTAGTACCGCCAGAAGAAACAGTCGAACAGCCTTCAAGTCAGCCGTTCACGCCTAGGCGCGAGGAACCAAAAGCAACGCCTAAAACTACAGTCACTACTGAAACCTTCGTTTCTAGGTGCGAAGAACCAAAGGCGAATCGTCAAGAAACTGCGGCTAAAACCACAGTCACCACAGAAAAACCACAGTCACCTCCAGCGAATATTGGAGAAATTGAACAACGGCTGAAGTGGAAGACTTATGAGCAATTACAAAGATTTTTAAAAGCCAAAAGATTTCCCCAAGCGATCGCCCTTGCGGAAGCTTTAGCTGAGCGTTTACCCAAAGATGCGGAAGTACGCCAATGGTTAGCAATCGCCTATCAAATCTGGGGACGAGCGCTAATTAACGATAATCAAGTTCTCAAAGCCAGAATTTATCTCAAAAAAGCCCTAAAAACTGATCCTCATAACAAAGCTTTGTGGAATGAAGTGCAACGCGATTTCCAGAAAATAGAAGAGGCTTTTTGA
- a CDS encoding ATP-dependent Clp protease proteolytic subunit, translating into MPIGVPKVPYRMPGGQYTDWISIYDRLYRERIIFLGRDVDDEIANQIIAVMLYLDSEDPGKDIYLYINSPGGMVTSGLAIYDTMQHIKSDVVTICVGLAASMGSFLLTAGTKGKRLALPHSRIMIHQPSGGTRGQATDIEIEAKEILRIRHQLNNIYSQNTGQPLAKIEKDMDRDFFMSAQEAKEYGLIDRVIEERI; encoded by the coding sequence ATGCCTATAGGCGTTCCTAAAGTTCCTTACCGGATGCCCGGAGGTCAGTATACAGATTGGATTAGCATCTACGATCGCCTTTACCGGGAACGGATTATTTTCTTGGGGCGTGATGTTGATGATGAAATTGCTAACCAAATCATCGCAGTAATGCTGTATCTGGATTCGGAAGACCCAGGTAAAGATATTTATCTGTATATCAATTCACCTGGTGGGATGGTCACATCTGGCTTGGCAATTTATGATACGATGCAACACATCAAATCTGATGTTGTCACCATTTGTGTTGGTCTAGCTGCGTCAATGGGTTCTTTCTTGTTAACTGCTGGTACTAAAGGCAAGCGGTTGGCATTACCCCATTCCCGGATTATGATTCATCAACCTTCTGGTGGAACCCGTGGACAAGCAACTGACATCGAAATCGAAGCCAAAGAAATTCTGCGGATTCGCCATCAACTCAATAACATTTACTCTCAAAACACTGGTCAACCTCTAGCCAAAATTGAGAAAGACATGGATCGTGATTTCTTTATGTCTGCCCAAGAAGCTAAAGAATACGGATTGATTGACCGTGTAATTGAAGAACGAATCTAG